In Blastopirellula sp. J2-11, a single genomic region encodes these proteins:
- a CDS encoding MotA/TolQ/ExbB proton channel family protein has translation MTRFSLTQRFVALLLFTFLLTAGLGVVAAWAQENDAAAEAEEPAPVANESGALLEDKLLGDDNQLHLIALILKGGQMMIPIGLMSLLVVTLAFERAIALRRGRIIPAELVDGLEQMQFAPDGFQPRDAYRLCKKYPSAMANIVESMLARVGRPQAEVVHAVNEASEREADRLYSNVRWLTLAAGVTPLMGLLGTVWGIIWAFYKTTQLEIGGNRANQLAEGIYVALVTTLGGLVVAIPAAILAQYFESRIISLFHQIDERLFGLLPAIEQYEGKTRIHQHHLDEAEAEETTAEEIAS, from the coding sequence ATGACACGATTTTCGTTGACCCAGCGTTTTGTCGCGCTGCTCCTGTTCACCTTCCTGCTGACCGCTGGACTAGGCGTGGTCGCCGCGTGGGCGCAAGAGAATGACGCCGCCGCCGAAGCGGAAGAACCGGCGCCGGTCGCCAACGAATCAGGCGCATTGCTCGAAGACAAACTGCTGGGAGACGACAATCAGTTGCACCTGATCGCGCTGATCCTGAAAGGGGGTCAGATGATGATCCCGATCGGGTTGATGTCGCTGTTGGTGGTCACCCTGGCGTTTGAACGAGCCATCGCGCTGCGCCGGGGACGGATCATCCCGGCCGAACTGGTCGACGGACTCGAACAAATGCAATTTGCGCCCGATGGCTTCCAACCGCGCGACGCGTATCGCTTGTGCAAAAAATATCCGTCGGCGATGGCCAACATCGTCGAATCGATGCTCGCTCGCGTCGGCCGTCCGCAGGCCGAAGTCGTGCATGCCGTCAACGAAGCGAGCGAACGGGAAGCGGACCGTCTCTATAGCAACGTGCGTTGGCTGACGCTGGCCGCCGGCGTAACGCCGCTGATGGGCTTGCTGGGTACGGTCTGGGGCATCATCTGGGCCTTTTACAAAACGACCCAACTAGAAATCGGCGGCAACCGCGCCAATCAATTGGCCGAAGGAATCTATGTCGCGCTGGTCACCACCCTTGGCGGCCTGGTCGTCGCGATTCCGGCGGCGATCTTGGCCCAATACTTCGAGAGCCGCATCATCAGTCTCTTCCATCAGATCGACGAACGGCTGTTCGGGCTGCTGCCGGCGATCGAGCAGTACGAAGGCAAAACCCGCATCCATCAGCATCATTTGGATGAAGCGGAAGCAGAAGAAACGACCGCGGAAGAGATCGCGTCGTAG
- the recA gene encoding recombinase RecA yields the protein MLSGNAVLKTTLQQIEKSFGEGAIMPLGSNHAVIEGIPTGSISLDLALGGKGLPRGRVIEIFGPESSGKTTLALHVIAQAQAMGGIAAFVDAEHALDPSWAKKLGVELETLLVSQPSSGEEGLQITEMLVKSNAVDVIVVDSVAALVPKAELNGEIGASHVGLQARLMSQAMRKLTGVISKSKTIVIFINQIREKVGVMFGSPETTPGGRALKFYCSCRVDVRRIGQLKDGEDVVGQRVRCKIVKNKVAPPFRIAEFDMMHSNGISYEGDILDLAIEAKIVARSGAWFRYGDIQLGQGKEKARAFLMENPAMTEELKQKVLIEAGHGGEKLFDAVPVKPGAEDEEFEPEEEL from the coding sequence ATGCTATCTGGAAACGCCGTTCTAAAAACGACGCTTCAACAAATCGAAAAATCGTTTGGTGAAGGGGCGATCATGCCCCTGGGATCCAACCATGCGGTGATCGAAGGGATCCCGACCGGATCGATTTCGCTCGACCTGGCGCTCGGCGGGAAGGGACTACCCCGCGGACGCGTCATCGAGATCTTCGGCCCCGAATCCAGCGGTAAAACAACGCTGGCCCTGCATGTGATCGCTCAGGCCCAAGCGATGGGGGGGATCGCCGCCTTCGTCGACGCCGAACATGCGTTGGATCCAAGTTGGGCGAAAAAGCTGGGGGTCGAGCTCGAAACGCTGCTGGTCAGTCAACCCTCGAGCGGGGAAGAAGGTCTGCAGATTACCGAGATGCTGGTCAAATCGAACGCGGTCGACGTGATCGTGGTCGACTCGGTCGCCGCACTCGTCCCGAAAGCGGAATTGAACGGCGAAATCGGCGCCTCCCATGTCGGTTTGCAGGCTCGGCTGATGAGCCAAGCGATGCGTAAATTGACCGGCGTGATCTCCAAATCGAAGACGATTGTGATCTTCATCAACCAGATCCGCGAAAAAGTGGGCGTGATGTTCGGTAGCCCTGAAACGACCCCCGGCGGACGCGCACTCAAGTTCTACTGCTCGTGCCGCGTCGACGTTCGCCGTATCGGGCAACTAAAGGATGGCGAAGATGTGGTCGGTCAGCGCGTCCGCTGCAAGATCGTGAAAAACAAGGTCGCTCCGCCGTTCCGGATCGCTGAGTTCGACATGATGCACAGCAACGGGATCAGCTACGAAGGAGACATCCTTGACTTGGCCATTGAGGCGAAAATCGTCGCTCGCAGCGGGGCTTGGTTCCGTTACGGCGACATCCAGCTGGGTCAAGGAAAAGAAAAGGCGCGTGCCTTTTTGATGGAAAACCCCGCAATGACCGAGGAACTGAAGCAAAAAGTGCTAATTGAGGCCGGCCATGGCGGCGAAAAGCTGTTTGACGCCGTGCCGGTCAAGCCGGGGGCCGAAGACGAAGAGTTTGAGCCTGAAGAAGAGCTATAA
- a CDS encoding TspO/MBR family protein, protein MTDSIDSAPSRSMLVQILALLAAVVLCLAIGIVGALFTTPQIPTWYAGIHKPSWTPPSWIFGPVWTTLYVLMGISAWLVWRQRPWSAAWPALLLFGIQLTLNAIWSPLFFGLESPLLGLIDIVLLWLMLGVTIYGFAQQSLAGACLLAPYLLWVSYAACLNFAIWRLNG, encoded by the coding sequence TTGACTGACTCCATCGATTCCGCTCCTTCGCGCTCTATGCTGGTTCAGATACTGGCGCTGCTCGCCGCGGTTGTCCTCTGCCTCGCGATCGGTATCGTCGGAGCCCTGTTTACCACGCCGCAAATCCCCACTTGGTACGCTGGTATCCACAAACCGAGCTGGACTCCACCCAGTTGGATCTTTGGGCCGGTCTGGACCACGCTGTATGTCCTGATGGGGATCTCTGCATGGCTAGTTTGGCGGCAGCGGCCTTGGTCGGCAGCTTGGCCAGCGCTGCTGCTGTTTGGGATTCAGTTAACCCTGAATGCAATCTGGTCCCCTCTGTTTTTTGGCTTAGAAAGCCCGCTGCTTGGGTTGATCGACATCGTGTTGCTCTGGCTGATGCTCGGCGTGACCATTTATGGGTTTGCGCAACAATCGCTTGCGGGCGCCTGCTTACTGGCCCCTTATCTCCTTTGGGTCAGTTACGCTGCTTGTCTGAATTTCGCAATTTGGCGATTGAACGGGTAA
- the alaS gene encoding alanine--tRNA ligase produces MKTDELREKYLSFYETKGHSRRASDVLVPTWDPSVLFTPAGMNQFKDHFLGRVKLDFTRATTCQKCLRTGDIDNVGRTAYHHTFFEMLGNFSFGDYFKPEAISWAWEFLTDKKWLGLPADQLTVTVYKDDDEAADYWHEKIGLPTSRIHRLEEDENFWPASAPSLGPDGVCGPCSEIYYHPKGSSPVEIWNLVFTQFNRVGDPPNNLEPLPSKNIDTGMGLERTAATLQGVTTNYHIDILRPIVEAAGEICGVKYIPEDDNGRRLRRITDHVRACTFAIHENVYPGANKEKYVIRRLLRRAVLDGHQMGLREPFAYQLVDKVAEMMKAGYPELQETTQRVANVIRTEEENFLDRLDDGLARTEKVFNSMRKDNMTIVDGGEAAELYQTYGFPPELFEQVAAEKGLAFDWPGYKEAMERFGEETGGGTSVLFTTGPIESLKNTLRKTDYVGYDQSEADVTVKGIVANDADGTSKLFDDYDQTGEEHPLIVVTDSTPFYGESGGQVGDSGEIVGADFRFLVTDTQKDSDLFLHHGYLTSGKISSNTDAKAIVGERRIGIQRAHSATHILHYALQKNLGAHAQQQGSKVDEDWLRFDFTNLAAVTPEQLAAIEEDVNERVAASEKVKWETVPLAQARELGAMMLFGEKYPDPVRLVSMGTFSRELCGGTHLTNTGDVGMFEVVSEEGPSAGVRRIVALTGAKAKEYRQQVAASLGDIAKSLGVATLDVPAAVKQLMQYVRDLKKAASGSGKPPEDLPLAVEHAKAAQPTYAVQKETLKETARMINVGMFDAPARIAALLSDIDSLKKEIVARAEIGVLTADDLLAQAELIGDVKLIVAEAPGANPNVMRQLIDQLRKKAAPCAVLLIAGQGEDKVMMVAGLSQDVVKSGGKAGEWVKTVSTIVGGSGGGRADMAQAGGKDPAKIADAVTAAKAFGKKMLG; encoded by the coding sequence ATGAAGACCGACGAACTACGCGAAAAATACCTCAGCTTCTACGAAACCAAGGGGCATTCTCGCCGCGCGAGCGATGTGCTGGTCCCCACTTGGGATCCTTCGGTGCTGTTTACCCCGGCCGGGATGAACCAGTTCAAGGACCACTTTCTGGGGCGTGTGAAGCTCGACTTCACCCGGGCGACCACCTGTCAAAAGTGCTTGCGTACCGGCGATATCGACAACGTCGGCCGCACCGCCTATCACCACACCTTCTTCGAGATGCTGGGCAACTTCAGCTTTGGCGATTACTTCAAGCCGGAAGCGATCTCCTGGGCGTGGGAGTTTTTAACCGACAAAAAGTGGCTCGGCCTGCCTGCCGATCAGTTGACCGTCACCGTCTACAAAGATGACGACGAAGCGGCCGATTATTGGCACGAGAAGATCGGCCTGCCAACTTCTCGCATACATCGCTTGGAAGAGGACGAAAACTTTTGGCCCGCCAGCGCACCCAGCCTGGGTCCCGACGGCGTCTGCGGTCCCTGCAGCGAAATCTATTATCACCCGAAAGGGAGCAGCCCGGTTGAGATCTGGAACCTCGTCTTTACGCAGTTCAACCGCGTCGGCGATCCGCCCAACAATCTTGAACCGCTGCCGAGCAAGAACATCGACACCGGGATGGGGCTAGAACGAACGGCCGCCACCCTGCAAGGCGTCACCACCAACTATCATATCGACATCTTACGTCCGATCGTCGAAGCGGCCGGCGAGATCTGCGGCGTGAAGTACATTCCCGAAGATGACAATGGTCGCCGACTGCGCCGCATCACCGATCACGTTCGCGCGTGCACGTTTGCGATTCACGAGAACGTCTACCCCGGCGCCAACAAAGAAAAATACGTCATCCGCCGCTTGCTTCGCCGCGCGGTGCTGGATGGCCATCAAATGGGACTGCGCGAGCCGTTCGCCTATCAACTGGTCGACAAAGTCGCCGAGATGATGAAGGCCGGTTATCCCGAACTGCAAGAGACGACGCAGCGCGTCGCCAACGTCATCCGCACCGAGGAAGAAAACTTCCTGGACCGGCTGGATGACGGCCTGGCGCGCACCGAGAAGGTCTTCAACTCGATGCGCAAAGATAACATGACCATCGTCGACGGCGGCGAGGCGGCCGAGTTGTACCAAACGTATGGCTTTCCGCCGGAACTGTTTGAACAAGTCGCGGCCGAAAAGGGACTCGCGTTCGATTGGCCCGGCTACAAAGAAGCGATGGAACGATTCGGCGAAGAAACCGGCGGCGGAACGTCGGTGCTGTTCACCACCGGCCCGATCGAATCGCTGAAGAACACGCTCCGCAAGACCGACTATGTTGGCTACGACCAGTCGGAAGCCGATGTGACGGTCAAAGGGATCGTTGCGAACGACGCCGACGGCACGTCGAAGTTGTTTGACGACTATGACCAGACCGGTGAAGAACATCCGCTGATCGTCGTGACCGACTCCACTCCCTTCTACGGCGAGTCGGGCGGTCAGGTAGGGGACAGCGGCGAGATCGTCGGCGCCGACTTCCGCTTTCTCGTGACCGACACGCAAAAAGATAGTGATCTCTTTTTGCATCACGGCTATTTGACCAGCGGCAAGATCAGCAGCAACACCGACGCCAAAGCGATCGTCGGCGAACGTCGGATCGGCATTCAGCGGGCTCACTCGGCGACGCACATTTTGCACTACGCGCTGCAAAAAAACCTGGGCGCTCATGCTCAACAGCAAGGCTCCAAAGTCGACGAAGATTGGCTGCGTTTTGACTTCACCAACCTGGCGGCGGTCACGCCAGAGCAGTTGGCGGCGATCGAAGAAGACGTCAACGAACGGGTCGCGGCCAGCGAGAAGGTGAAATGGGAAACCGTTCCGTTGGCGCAGGCGCGTGAGTTGGGCGCGATGATGCTGTTCGGCGAAAAGTATCCCGATCCAGTTCGCCTGGTTTCGATGGGAACGTTCAGCCGCGAACTTTGCGGCGGAACTCACCTGACCAACACCGGCGATGTCGGCATGTTCGAGGTGGTCAGCGAAGAAGGTCCTTCGGCCGGCGTACGGCGCATCGTCGCGCTGACCGGCGCCAAAGCGAAGGAATATCGCCAGCAAGTCGCCGCTTCGCTGGGCGATATCGCCAAGTCGCTCGGCGTTGCTACGCTCGACGTACCGGCGGCCGTGAAACAGTTGATGCAGTACGTACGCGATCTGAAAAAAGCGGCCAGCGGCAGCGGCAAACCGCCCGAAGACCTTCCCCTTGCCGTCGAGCACGCGAAAGCGGCGCAGCCGACTTACGCCGTGCAAAAAGAGACGCTGAAAGAAACAGCCCGCATGATCAACGTCGGCATGTTTGACGCTCCGGCGCGGATCGCGGCGCTGCTGTCCGACATCGATTCGCTGAAGAAAGAGATTGTCGCTCGCGCGGAAATCGGCGTGCTGACGGCCGACGATTTGCTCGCCCAAGCCGAGTTGATCGGCGACGTGAAGTTGATCGTCGCCGAGGCCCCCGGCGCCAACCCGAACGTGATGCGTCAACTGATCGACCAATTGCGGAAGAAGGCGGCGCCCTGTGCGGTGCTGCTGATCGCCGGCCAAGGGGAAGACAAAGTGATGATGGTCGCCGGCCTCAGCCAAGACGTCGTCAAGTCAGGCGGCAAAGCAGGCGAGTGGGTCAAAACCGTCTCCACCATCGTCGGCGGCTCCGGCGGCGGACGCGCCGACATGGCCCAAGCCGGCGGCAAAGACCCCGCCAAAATCGCCGACGCCGTCACCGCTGCGAAAGCCTTTGGGAAAAAGATGCTGGGGTAG
- a CDS encoding BON domain-containing protein: MNQADYSANVERALASNPHFAGRTLRFEQEQDRIVLKGSVASFFHKQMAQEALRQAGVDQIENQLEVNWV, from the coding sequence ATGAACCAAGCTGATTATTCCGCCAACGTCGAGCGCGCACTCGCCAGCAATCCTCATTTCGCCGGACGTACGCTCCGTTTTGAACAAGAGCAAGACCGCATCGTGCTGAAAGGAAGCGTCGCCTCCTTTTTCCACAAGCAAATGGCCCAAGAGGCCCTTCGCCAGGCAGGGGTCGATCAGATCGAGAACCAGCTCGAAGTGAATTGGGTCTAA
- the tpx gene encoding thiol peroxidase: protein MSRHGAITFKGNPMTLAGEAVEVGKPAPDFTLHSFGPEGLTTTTLADVKGKPTILSVIPSVDTSVCATQTRKFNEKLGSYGDKINALTVSLDLPFALNRFCGAEGIENIQKASDYQTRSFGNNWGMLIEELMLLARGAFVLDADGNVTYAEVVSEATQEPDYDAAIAALDKCLA from the coding sequence ATGTCGCGACACGGCGCTATCACGTTCAAAGGAAACCCGATGACCTTAGCCGGCGAAGCGGTGGAAGTCGGCAAGCCGGCTCCCGACTTCACCCTGCATAGCTTTGGTCCCGAAGGCCTGACGACGACCACGCTGGCCGACGTCAAAGGCAAGCCGACCATTCTGAGCGTAATCCCATCGGTCGACACCAGCGTTTGCGCCACGCAGACGCGCAAGTTTAACGAGAAGCTGGGCAGCTACGGCGATAAGATCAACGCGCTGACGGTTAGTCTCGACTTGCCGTTCGCGCTGAATCGCTTCTGCGGCGCCGAAGGCATTGAAAACATCCAAAAAGCCTCGGATTACCAAACTCGCAGCTTCGGCAACAACTGGGGCATGCTGATCGAAGAGCTGATGTTGCTGGCTCGCGGCGCCTTCGTCCTCGACGCCGACGGCAACGTCACCTATGCCGAAGTGGTCTCGGAAGCGACGCAAGAGCCGGACTACGACGCCGCGATCGCAGCGCTCGACAAATGCCTGGCGTAA